TCATGCGCGGGGTCATCAACCTGCGCGGCTCGGTGGTCCCGGTGGTCGACATGCGCCTCAAGTTCGGCCTCACCGCCACCGAGCGCACCGTCAACACCTGCATCATCATCGTCGAGATCGAGATTGGGGGCGAAACGACGGTCCTCGGGGCCCTGGCCGACTCGGTGCAGGAAGTGCTCAACCTGGAACCGGAGCAGATCGAACCGGCTCCCAAGATCGGCACCCGCCTCAACACCGAGTTCATCCGGGGGATGGGCAAGCGCGACGAGCGCTTCGTGATCATCCTCGACATCGACAAGGTCTTCTCCTCGGACGAGCTGGCCATTGTCCGGGGGCCGGCCGGGGACGCCCCCCTGCCCGAAGCCGCGGAGGCCTGATTCCTTTTTTATCGGAATTACAACCCAAAAGAAGGTGACCAAAAGTCAATCTCTCTTTGTTTTGATTATAGGTCCGTTTGTTATTCAATCGCGGCGCCTGAACCCCTTTTGCAGGAGCCGCATCGACTTCAGGAAGGTAATCACTATGCTCAAGAACATGTCTCTGGCAAAAAAACTCATTTTCGGCTTCAGCATCGTCCTGGTCCTCCTGGTGGCCGTGGGAGGAGTAGGATTCCAGGCCCTCGAAGGGGCCTCCGAGGGCTTCTCCCAGTACCGGGGACTGGCCCGCGACACCAACCTCTCGGGCCGGGTGCAGGCCAACATGCTCATGGTCCGCATGAACGTCAAGGACTTCATCATCACCGGCAGCGACCTGGACCTGCAGCAGTACCGGGACTACGCCGATAAGACCCAGGGCTTTCTGGACCAGGCTCAGGAAGAGATCAACAACCCGGAGCGGGCGCGCCTGGTCGATCAGGCCGACGAGAAGCTCAAGGCATACGACAACGCCTTCGATAAGGTCATCGCCTTCAAGGAACAACGCAACGAACTGGTCTTCGATGTACTCGACACCCAGGGACCGGCCATGGAGAAGGCCCTGACAGAGATCATCACCTCGGCCAAAAAAGACGGCGACATGGAGGCGGCCTACCTCGCCAGCATGGGGATGCGCAACCTGCTGCTGGCCCGCCTGTACGTCGTCAAGTTCCTCGACTCCAACGACGCAAGCGCCGTGGAGCGGGTGAAAAAGGAGTTCGAGGCCCTCAATGACCAGATGGCCATCATGGACAAGTCGCTGCAGAACCCCCAGCGCCGGACCCTGATGGCCGACATCATGAATATGGAAGAGAAATACTCGGCCGCCTTCGCCAAGGTGGTCCGGGTCATCCAGGAGCGCAACGACGTCATCACCAACACCCTCGACAAGCTCGGCCCCCAGATCGCCAAGGACATCGAGGACGTCAAGCTCGGGGTCAAGAAGGAGCAGGACGCCCTCGGTCCCCAACTGCAGGCCTCCAACGACAACGCCGTGCGCATGATCGTGATCCTCGGCATTTTTGCCCTGGCGCTGGGGGCGGTGATCGCCCTGGTCATCATCCGCGGGGTGCTGGGACAGCTCGGTTGCGACCCGTCGGTCATCGAGAAGGCCATGCAGCGCCTGGCCGATGGGGATCTCACCGAGAAGATGGATATCACCAGCAAGAACGCCAACAGCGTCTACGGCTCGGTGAAGGGCATGGTCGACAAGCTCAAGGAGGTGGTCGAGAACGTCAAGAGCGCCTCGGACAACGTCGCCTCGGGGAGCCAGGAGCTCTCGGCCTCTTCCGAGGAGATGAGCCAGGGCGCCACCGAGCAGGCCGCCTCCGCAGAGGAAGCCTCCTCGTCCATGGAGGAGATGGCCGCCAACATCCGCCAGAACGCCGACAACGCCATGCAAACCGAAAAGATCGCCATCAAATCGGCCGAAAACGCCAAGGCCGGTGGCGAAGCGGTGGTCCAGACGGTCTCTGCAATGAAGGAGATCGCCGGGAAGATCGGCATCATCGAGGAGATCGCGCGCCAGACCAACCTTCTGGCGCTGAACGCCGCCATCGAGGCGGCCCGCGCCGGCGAGCACGGCAAGGGCTTCGCGGTGGTCGCAGCCGAGGTGCGCAAACTGGCCGAACGCAGCGGCACGGCGGCCGCCGAGATCAGCGAACTCTCCGGCAGTTCTGTGGAGGTGGCCGAAAAGGCCGGGGAGATGCTTACCCAGATGGTCCCCGACATCCAGCGGACCGCCGAACTGGTTCAGGAGATCGCCGCGGCGAGCAAGGAGCAGGACACCGGGGCCGAGCAGGTCAACAAGGCGATCCAGCAACTCGACCAGGTGATTCAGCAGAACGCCTCGGCTAGCGAGGAGATGGCCTCGACCTCAGAAGAGCTCTCGAGCCAGGCCGAGCAGCTTCAGGACACCATCGCCTTCTTCAGGGTGGATGGCGCCGGCTCGGGCCCGGTCAGATCCGTGCCCAGCCCCAAGAAGCAGCCGATCGTCTCACACCTCGAGCGAAAGGCGAACGCGGCGCCCGTGGCCAAGGCGGCCAACTCCGGCGGGGTCGACTTCGACCTCGGCGGCGGTGCGGACAATCTGGACGACGAGTTCGAGAAGTACTAATGACTCCCTGCCCGGGACATCCCCGTCCCGGGCAGGTCCGACCTTCGACGGAGCCAGCACAACGAAGACGTCGGGCAGCATCCGGAGGGGCACCAGGCGCCCCGCATTGGGAGGTCAGAAAAAATCTTCACCACGTCCTTCACTTCCGCCCGCACTCGGAAGACCGACCCCGCCTGGAAGAAAACAACCGGCACACCTGCCCTTGGCGAAGGGGGACCCGCCATCCCGGACCAGTCGGATATTCATATACCGGTTAAAGAATCGCCCGCTTTTGGGCACTTACAAAGGATATGAAGGAGGAGAAAGGATGAAGATCTTCACCAAGCTGACTCTCGCCTTTGCGACCGTCGCCCTGATCTGCGCCGTCGTCGGCGCCATGGGCTGGATGGGCATCGACGAAACCGAGGAGAGCCTCATCGAGATCGCCGACGTGCGCCTGCCGAGCGTGCGGGGGCTGGGCCTGATCATGGAGGGGATCAACGGCATCCTCGCCGCCGAGCGCACCATGATCGCCTCGAGCATCGACCATGCCACCCGCCAGGAGCTCCTTCACGAGCTCGACGGCCTCTGGGAGGAGACCGACGAGGGGTGGGCGATCTACGAGCCCCTCCCCCAGACGAGCGAGGAGGCCGTCCTGTGGCAGAAGTTCCTGCCGGCCTGGGAGCGCTGGAAAGCCGAGCACGCCAAACTCATCGGCTTGGTCGGCCAGGTCAACATGGACGACGTGGAGACCCTGGAGGGGATCCTCGTCGCCCGCCAGCTCGACCACGTCAAGTGGGTCGGCGCGGTCGACAAGGCGATCAGCGAGGGGCGGCCCTTCACCGGCCAGCTCAACCCGGGCCTGTGCGGCCTCGGAAAGTGGCTCTCCGGCTACCGGAGCAGCGACCCCGAGTTCATGACGATCCTCGGCAGGTTCGCCGAGCCCCACGCAAAGCTGCACGGCCTCGGCGAGAAGATCAACGCCCTGCTCGCCGCGGGGAAGACCGGGCAGGCCCGCAGCGTCTATGCTGGCGAGGTCCTGCCGACCCTGGCCCATATCGAGGGGGTCTTCGCCGAGGCCATCGAGGACACCCGGCGCGACATCGCCTTGCTCGACGACGCCGCCGGGCTCGCCCTCGGCAGCGAGAAGGAAGCCTTCGGGGCGGTCATGGCCCTGCTCGACGAGATGACCGAGCTCAACGCGAAGGTCGCCCACGAGAACAGCGTCGCCGCCAAGGAGATGGCCAGCAGCGACAAAACGATGGCCCTCGTCACCGTGGTCATCGGAGCCCTGGTCGCGCTCCTTTTCGGCTTCTTCATCGCCCGGGGCATCACCAGGCCCCTGGCCGAGGGGGTCCAGGTCGCCGAACGCCTCGCCGAGGGGGACCTGAACATGGAGATCGAGGTCCGCTCCAAG
The nucleotide sequence above comes from Desulfuromonas sp.. Encoded proteins:
- a CDS encoding chemotaxis protein CheW gives rise to the protein MSEQEKREATQYLTFVLDEEVFALDITKVREVLDFTAVTKVPKTPDFMRGVINLRGSVVPVVDMRLKFGLTATERTVNTCIIIVEIEIGGETTVLGALADSVQEVLNLEPEQIEPAPKIGTRLNTEFIRGMGKRDERFVIILDIDKVFSSDELAIVRGPAGDAPLPEAAEA
- a CDS encoding methyl-accepting chemotaxis protein, translated to MLKNMSLAKKLIFGFSIVLVLLVAVGGVGFQALEGASEGFSQYRGLARDTNLSGRVQANMLMVRMNVKDFIITGSDLDLQQYRDYADKTQGFLDQAQEEINNPERARLVDQADEKLKAYDNAFDKVIAFKEQRNELVFDVLDTQGPAMEKALTEIITSAKKDGDMEAAYLASMGMRNLLLARLYVVKFLDSNDASAVERVKKEFEALNDQMAIMDKSLQNPQRRTLMADIMNMEEKYSAAFAKVVRVIQERNDVITNTLDKLGPQIAKDIEDVKLGVKKEQDALGPQLQASNDNAVRMIVILGIFALALGAVIALVIIRGVLGQLGCDPSVIEKAMQRLADGDLTEKMDITSKNANSVYGSVKGMVDKLKEVVENVKSASDNVASGSQELSASSEEMSQGATEQAASAEEASSSMEEMAANIRQNADNAMQTEKIAIKSAENAKAGGEAVVQTVSAMKEIAGKIGIIEEIARQTNLLALNAAIEAARAGEHGKGFAVVAAEVRKLAERSGTAAAEISELSGSSVEVAEKAGEMLTQMVPDIQRTAELVQEIAAASKEQDTGAEQVNKAIQQLDQVIQQNASASEEMASTSEELSSQAEQLQDTIAFFRVDGAGSGPVRSVPSPKKQPIVSHLERKANAAPVAKAANSGGVDFDLGGGADNLDDEFEKY
- a CDS encoding methyl-accepting chemotaxis protein gives rise to the protein MKIFTKLTLAFATVALICAVVGAMGWMGIDETEESLIEIADVRLPSVRGLGLIMEGINGILAAERTMIASSIDHATRQELLHELDGLWEETDEGWAIYEPLPQTSEEAVLWQKFLPAWERWKAEHAKLIGLVGQVNMDDVETLEGILVARQLDHVKWVGAVDKAISEGRPFTGQLNPGLCGLGKWLSGYRSSDPEFMTILGRFAEPHAKLHGLGEKINALLAAGKTGQARSVYAGEVLPTLAHIEGVFAEAIEDTRRDIALLDDAAGLALGSEKEAFGAVMALLDEMTELNAKVAHENSVAAKEMASSDKTMALVTVVIGALVALLFGFFIARGITRPLAEGVQVAERLAEGDLNMEIEVRSKDETGQLLSAMKTMVAKLRDVVEGVQRASTNVASGSQELSSSSEEMSQGATEQAAAAEEASSSMEQMAANIRQNADNALQTEKIAIKSSENAKSGGEAVTQTVSAMKEIAGKISIIGEIARQTNLLALNAAIEAARAGEHGKGFAVVASEVRKLAERSQGAAAEISDLSGSSVEVAEKAGQMLTQMVPDIQRTAELVQEIAAASKEQDTGAEQVNKAIQQLDNVIQQNATASEEMASTSEELSGQAELLQDTIAFFKVDGTGSSPVRSAPRPRKQTLVSHLERKANAAPAPKAATGGGVDFDLGGGADNLDEEFEKY